One genomic window of Thermodesulfobacteriota bacterium includes the following:
- a CDS encoding AsmA-like C-terminal domain-containing protein: MTKKKLRHRHRKKFLLAEILLLLLGVAVVLSFVPIDLSEKRSYVKASVEERINGEVDMEEVSLYLLPSPRISLEKFTLRDRDEVVISAGTAKIDVALLPLLKKRLVLKKFVLDGAEILVRRRADGTVNLRDIPKGGGFEVSLVSLEIRDSRVSFTDGTVEGEGGEKVHDLSGINAVILPSPDGFTYTAEGRLLPRGDIRVSGQASRAEEVWRGSGTLEAKGLPLKPLAPYTKRKGLNTEVAGTLSLDSAFSHESTGESAWKGIFKGEVTLDDLSVKAPRLFPETISPKHGTAKLDITWQTGKSLTFALKEAKFDMGGFTLEGSFGLKWLWPPTDTLASGQLANGPLPGTLALNFRTTKFPFPSLKGLLPLNIMPKRLTKRILEIESYEGTVSIKELDIAGNIKKVKAEGVRFTAEFEDVRLDYPGFEKTLSGVSGEVELKGRDLHLRGLSGLYGTGTLERFDMKMLGLGTKDSSYSLSLDASADAGEAMEELRKRLALFRKLPPVGLEGMASLRLSNEGKFKKPETAKYSGTLHLKGVSADYDRLPLPLTDLHGELSFDEAGIKLTGLKGNAGASTFEINGKIKGYRGKTPELDLTAEGLLDHTTVATVAAGAAVADLPGEETEPRLPVFDRAAAFKAAVTGPVDSPLVSSQVDLTPAAVTYGKVLEKEWDFPMTVESAVRLKEKDTVIEDGTLKFGGSSLAFKGNMPKGGGRYDMEFSTDEIKIPDLVGISGLFVREAPSKGTLSLRLKIHKGGTPSYDGEVRVSNGLFKLPRLARSVTNMDAVASFAGRRAVVSIDGISIGTTDVSGKLKVPDVATGYVKFDLHADNFDTDDIFPSGKTPPGGEPSPEPYREPSLTGRGEISIKKGRAWGISFGDLVADVKLDKEAVLFPSVALTTHSGKAGGDGVYFRDPKEPLLFTADLLVLNAELGPLIKELGAKEKIASGEVSAGIKLSGSRGAKPLRSGINGEIGLRASKGNLWKFVVLGKVFSIVNIVSITELFDEGMPYKRIKGNFTVKDGVVSTENLTFDSKSIRMSAMGSIDTAAKTIDSTLGIHPFVTIDKLISKIPIVGWIIEGKDKSTVSMYYKIEGPLKDPDVRPMPIRSLSKSLLGIFRDMFDAPPETPGGTDGPATPEPAPEPVMEEELQ, encoded by the coding sequence GTGACGAAGAAAAAACTTAGACACAGGCACAGGAAAAAATTCCTGCTGGCGGAGATACTGCTGCTGCTCCTGGGTGTCGCCGTGGTCCTGAGCTTCGTGCCCATAGACCTCTCGGAGAAGCGTTCCTACGTCAAGGCATCCGTGGAGGAGAGGATTAACGGCGAGGTGGACATGGAGGAGGTCAGCCTCTACCTCCTGCCGTCCCCGAGGATAAGCCTTGAAAAATTCACCCTGAGGGACCGGGACGAGGTCGTTATAAGTGCCGGGACCGCGAAGATCGACGTAGCGCTCCTCCCGCTCCTCAAGAAACGGCTCGTGCTGAAAAAGTTCGTGCTCGACGGGGCGGAGATACTGGTAAGGAGGAGAGCGGACGGGACTGTAAACCTCCGGGACATCCCGAAAGGAGGAGGGTTCGAGGTCTCGCTGGTGTCGCTTGAGATAAGGGACAGCCGGGTGAGCTTCACGGACGGGACGGTCGAGGGGGAGGGGGGGGAGAAGGTCCACGACTTGAGCGGCATTAACGCCGTCATCCTGCCCTCCCCCGACGGCTTCACCTACACGGCCGAGGGCAGGCTGCTTCCCAGAGGTGATATCCGGGTATCCGGCCAGGCCAGCAGGGCCGAAGAGGTATGGCGCGGCTCCGGCACCCTCGAAGCAAAAGGACTCCCGCTCAAGCCGCTCGCACCGTACACCAAACGCAAGGGACTCAATACTGAGGTCGCCGGGACGCTCTCGCTTGACTCCGCATTCTCGCACGAAAGTACGGGGGAGTCCGCGTGGAAGGGGATCTTCAAGGGCGAGGTAACGCTCGACGACCTCTCGGTCAAGGCCCCCCGCCTCTTCCCCGAGACCATAAGCCCGAAGCACGGCACGGCCAAGCTCGACATCACGTGGCAGACGGGTAAGAGCCTCACCTTCGCGCTGAAAGAGGCGAAGTTCGACATGGGGGGCTTTACGCTGGAGGGCTCTTTCGGCCTCAAGTGGCTGTGGCCGCCAACCGACACGCTGGCCAGCGGCCAGCTGGCCAATGGTCCGCTGCCCGGTACGCTCGCGCTCAACTTCCGCACAACCAAATTCCCCTTCCCCTCTCTGAAAGGACTGCTCCCGCTGAACATCATGCCGAAAAGGCTCACCAAGAGGATACTGGAGATAGAGTCCTACGAAGGCACGGTGTCGATAAAGGAGCTCGACATAGCCGGCAACATAAAGAAGGTGAAGGCCGAGGGGGTCCGGTTCACCGCCGAGTTCGAAGACGTAAGGCTCGACTACCCGGGCTTCGAAAAGACGTTATCCGGGGTATCCGGCGAGGTCGAGCTAAAGGGGCGGGATCTCCATCTCCGCGGCCTGAGCGGCCTCTACGGCACGGGCACGCTCGAAAGGTTCGACATGAAGATGCTCGGCCTCGGGACCAAGGACTCTTCTTACAGCCTGTCCCTCGATGCGTCCGCCGACGCGGGAGAGGCCATGGAAGAACTCCGGAAAAGGCTCGCCCTCTTCAGGAAACTCCCTCCCGTCGGGTTGGAAGGCATGGCCTCGCTACGCCTCTCCAATGAAGGCAAGTTCAAGAAGCCGGAGACGGCTAAGTACTCGGGCACGCTCCACCTTAAGGGGGTGTCGGCCGACTATGACAGGCTCCCCCTGCCGCTTACGGACCTTCACGGCGAACTCTCCTTCGACGAAGCGGGGATTAAGCTTACGGGCCTGAAGGGTAACGCCGGCGCTTCGACGTTCGAGATAAACGGCAAGATAAAGGGTTACAGGGGGAAGACCCCCGAGCTCGACCTGACGGCCGAGGGGTTGCTCGACCATACTACCGTAGCCACGGTGGCTGCTGGGGCTGCAGTGGCGGACCTCCCCGGGGAAGAGACGGAGCCGCGGCTGCCCGTCTTCGACAGGGCCGCCGCGTTCAAGGCCGCCGTAACCGGGCCAGTGGACTCGCCGCTCGTAAGCTCCCAGGTCGACCTCACGCCCGCGGCCGTCACCTACGGCAAGGTGCTGGAGAAGGAATGGGACTTCCCCATGACGGTTGAGAGCGCCGTAAGGCTCAAAGAGAAGGACACGGTTATAGAAGACGGGACCCTTAAGTTCGGCGGTTCGTCTCTGGCGTTTAAAGGGAATATGCCGAAGGGTGGTGGGCGCTACGACATGGAGTTCTCCACCGACGAAATAAAAATCCCGGACCTGGTGGGTATATCCGGCCTCTTCGTGCGGGAGGCCCCCTCCAAGGGAACGCTCTCGCTGCGGCTCAAGATACACAAAGGCGGCACCCCGTCCTACGACGGAGAGGTAAGGGTCAGCAACGGGCTCTTTAAACTCCCCCGCCTTGCAAGGTCGGTCACGAACATGGACGCGGTGGCGAGCTTTGCCGGTAGAAGGGCCGTAGTTTCCATTGACGGGATAAGCATCGGCACGACGGACGTATCCGGAAAGTTGAAGGTCCCGGACGTGGCGACGGGGTACGTAAAGTTCGACCTCCACGCGGACAACTTCGATACCGACGACATCTTCCCCTCCGGGAAAACCCCGCCCGGGGGAGAACCTTCCCCTGAACCTTACAGGGAACCTTCCCTCACGGGCCGTGGGGAGATCTCGATAAAAAAGGGCCGGGCTTGGGGCATATCGTTCGGCGACCTCGTCGCCGACGTGAAGCTCGATAAGGAGGCCGTCCTATTCCCCTCGGTGGCCCTCACCACGCACTCGGGAAAGGCCGGGGGGGACGGCGTATACTTCAGGGACCCGAAGGAGCCGCTGCTCTTCACCGCGGACCTCCTGGTGCTTAACGCGGAGTTGGGGCCTCTCATAAAAGAGCTCGGCGCCAAAGAAAAGATAGCCAGCGGTGAGGTCAGCGCGGGAATAAAACTCTCCGGCAGTAGGGGGGCCAAGCCGCTAAGGAGCGGCATAAACGGAGAGATAGGGCTCAGGGCCAGCAAGGGGAACCTCTGGAAGTTCGTGGTCCTCGGCAAGGTCTTCTCCATCGTGAACATAGTGTCCATCACCGAACTCTTCGACGAGGGAATGCCCTACAAGAGGATAAAGGGGAACTTTACGGTGAAGGACGGGGTCGTCTCCACCGAAAACCTGACCTTCGACAGCAAGTCCATACGCATGTCCGCGATGGGCAGCATAGACACCGCCGCGAAGACCATCGACTCAACGCTCGGCATACACCCGTTCGTCACGATAGACAAGCTGATCTCGAAGATACCTATCGTCGGCTGGATAATAGAGGGCAAGGACAAGAGCACGGTGAGCATGTACTACAAGATAGAGGGGCCGCTAAAGGACCCGGACGTACGGCCCATGCCGATAAGGAGCCTCAGCAAGAGCCTGCTCGGGATATTCCGCGACATGTTCGACGCGCCGCCGGAAACGCCGGGCGGGACAGACGGGCCGGCGACCCCGGAGCCGGCCCCGGAGCCAGTCATGGAAGAGGAGCTGCAGTAA